Within Mycobacterium heckeshornense, the genomic segment GTGTGCGCCGAGGAACGCGCCGCTGTCTACGAGTTGGCCGATGAGCCGGCCTTCCGGGTGGCATTGATCCGCGCCGCGGGACAACGGCACCGGTTTGTGCTCACCAACCACCACATCGTGCTCGACGGATGGTCGATGCCGATTCTGCTACGGGAGATCTTCGCCAGCTACTACGGGCAGCGCCTACCCGCTGCTGTTCCGTACCGCAAGTTCGTTCATTGGTTGGCGGGTCGGGATCGCGCTGCAGCCCAAGCAGTTTGGCGTGAGGTGTTCGATGGCTTTGAATCCCCCACGCTGGTGGGCCCGCCGGATCGGTTAGGGCTCGGGCCTCGAAGCGTTGAATCATTCCTGGTACCCGAAGAGACTACTCGTGCCATCTGGGAGCTGGCCCGCTCACATCACGTCACGGTCAACACCGTGCTGCAGGGCGCATGGGCGCAGCTGCTGATGTGGCTGACCGGCCGCCACGATGTCGCATTCGGTGCCGTCGTCTCCGGTAGGCCAGCCGAGGTAGCCGGCGCCGAATCGATGGTAGGCCTGTTGATCAACACTGTGCCGGTGCGTGCAACCATCACCCCAGCAACCACCACCACCGACCTCTTGGACCAGCTGCAACGCGCTCACAACAACACCCTCGAGCACCAGCACCTGTGGCTGAGGGACATCCACCGCATCACTGGCCATTACCGATTGTTCGACACAGTGCTTGTTTACGAAAACTACCCGGTTGACACTGCCGAGATATCCAGCGTCGACGGCTTGGGTGTCACCCAATTGTCAGTCCGCGACTATTACCACTACCCGCTGGCGATGCAAGCCGTGCCTGGAGCCGAGCTGGACCTTCGCGTCCAATACCGCACGGATGTTTTCGACGTCGCCAGCATCAAAACGCTCATGGCCCAGTACAAACGGGTATTGGGTGCGATGACCACCGACCCCTCCCAGCGGCTGTCGTCGACAGGCGAACTCGCCGAAGGCGCGACAATGCTGAGCCAGCCGGCTACCTCGCCGGTGTCAGCGGCTGAATCACACAACGGTGGTGGTTACCGTGCACCGGCCAACCTGCTCGAACAGATCCTGGCCGATATCTTCACCCAGGTGCTGGGTATCGACCGCATCGGGGTCGACGAGTCGTTTTTCGAGCTGGGCGGAGATTCTCTTGCCGCAATGCGTGCAATCGCCGCGATCAACAGGGCCATGGATATCCGCCTTGTGGTACGCGACTTGCTCGACGCGCCAACCGTGAGCAGCCTGGGCCAGCGGGTCGCTAGGCACGCCAGCTCGGCGGAGCAGGTTCTGGCAATGCGCTGGCCTGACGAGCGGTAAGACCTACGCCGACGACATCGACCGTAAGTGAGACCCGGCTTGGCTCGATCGTGCAACTGCTACCAGATACATGGCACCAGGCGATAGCGGACCTTCTGCGCGTACCCGCTATATCCGTCTAAGTCTTTCTGGAGCAGTTTCTCTTCATCACGGATGCGCAAGGCCAATACAATCAGGCCGGGTACAACGCAGATGAGTCCCCAGTACGAGCCGAGTGCCAACGGTATGCCGACCATCATGATCGCGGTTCCGGTGTACATCGGGTGGCGCACAAGTCGATACAGGCCAGTAGAGACAAGCTTTTGGTCGCGCTCGACTTGCACTGTCGCTGTAGCGTAGCTGTTCTGCACGATCACCAGTGCCGCCACACTCAGGCCACCTGCCACAAGACCGTCGCCGACCAACGATAGTGCCGCCGGTACAACTGCCCAGCCGAAGCGATGGTCTAAGGCGCTGACTGCCAACATTGCAGCAAGTGATAACCATAGCCCAGCCATCACTGCCTTTTGCACTACCCTGGTCTCCACCATCGGCCCGCCACGCATGCGCCGCTGAAGCGCAACAGGATTCGTCTTGAGAAGGTAGATGCCGGGCAGCCATGTCGAAAAGGTATACACGCCCAGAAAAGCCCATCCCTGCCAGTACGAGGCCGTGCCTGCCACCAAAAACACCACCAGCCCAAACACGACAGGCTCAACAAACGCTAAAACCAACACCCTCAAAACTGGTTTCACATAGCCTCCCACCAATCAGCCACCACACCAACAGCATGCCGTGGTCGGCGAACGAAACGCGTGATTTAATACGCGCGGTGCCCGGCAGTAGGCCCTACACAGTGCGAACGAGACGATCTGTGAGCAGTTCCGCGAACTTTGTCGGATCGTCAGGTACGTCTCCTTCAGCGAGAAGTGCTGTGCCGTAGAGTAATTCGGCAGTTTCAGCCAGTCGGCGCATTTGCGTGTCGTCACCGCCGGCCTGGTGAGCATGCTGGAGGCCGATGACGAGCGGATGGGTGGGGTTGAGTTCGAGAATCCGCTTTCCCTTCGGAACCGCCTGTCCCGAAGCGCGGTACATGCGCGCAAGCGCTGGCGTCATGCCGAATGTGGGGGTGATCAGGCAGGCCGGCGAATCGGTCAGCCGCTTCGACAACCGCACCTCTGACACGTGATCGCTCAGGGTCTCTTTTAGCCACGCCAGCAGATCAGCGAACTCCTTCTGCCGTTCTTCACGTTCGGCCTCGCTCTTTTCGTCCTCGGAGTCGAGGTCCACTTCGCCCTTGGCTACCGACTGCAGCCGCTTGCCGTCGAACTCGGGTACGGAGCCCACCCAGATCTCGTCGACCGGGTCAGTGAGCAACAGCACCTCATAACCCTTGGCCCTGAACGCCTCCAGGTGCGGCGACTTCAAAAGTTGTTCCCGCGACTCCCCCGTCGCGTAGAAAATCTGCTCCTGACCCTCCTTCATGCGCTCGACGTACTCCGGGAGCGTGGTGGACACCTGCTCGCTGTGCGTGGACGCGAACGAGCAAATTCGAAGCAACGTGTCCTGGTTGTCGAAGTCCGACATCAGGCCCTCTTTGAGGACGCGACCGAACTGGGTCCAGAACGTGCGGTAGTCCTCCGGCCGGTCGGACTGCATATCCTTGATCGCCGAAAGGATCTTTTTGGTAAGGCGGCGACGGATCGCTGTGATCTGCCGATCTTGTTGCAGCATCTCGCGGGAGACGTTAAGCGACAAATCTTCCGCGTCAACAACGCCCTTGACGAAACGCAGGTAACGCGGCATGAGCTGCTCGCAGTCGCCCATGACGAAAACGCGCTTGACATACAGCTGCACCCCCACCTTGGCGTCCCGGTTGAACAAGTCGAACGGGGCCTGTGAGGGGATGAACAACAGCGCCTGGTACTCGTAGGTGCCCTCGGCCTTCATCGGGATGATCTCGAGCGGCTCGTCCCAGGCGTGCGCGATGTGCTTGTAGAACTCCTTGCACTCCTCCTCGGAGACCTCGTCTTTGGACTTGGCCCATAGCGCTTTCATCGAGTTCAGGGTCTGGGTCTCGATGGTGACCTGCTCTTGGCCGCCCTCCGCGTCGGGGGTTCGTCGCTCGACCTCCATCCGGATGGGCCAGGCAATGAAGTCGGAGTACTTCTTGACCAGCTCCCTGATCTTCCACTCCGCGGTGTAATCGTGTAGCCCGTCCTCGGCATCTGCGGGTTTGAGGTGCAGCGTTACCGAGGTTCCCGCTGGAGCATCGTCGACAGATTCGATGGAGTACGTGCCGTCGCCGCTAGACACCCAGCGGGTGGCATCACTTGCACCGGCCTTGCGGGTGAGCAGCTCGACCCTGTCGGCCACCATGAACGTCGAATAAAACCCGATACCGAACTGACCGATCAGCTCTTCGGAGGCCGCTGCGGTCCTGGCCTCGCGCAACTTCTGGCGCAGCTCGGCGGTCCCCGACTTGGCAAGGGTGCCGATCAGATCCACGACCTCCCTGCGCGTCATCCCGATGCCGTTGTCACGGACCGTGAGGGTGCGTGCCTCCTTGTCCACGTCGATCTCGATGTGCAGATCGGAGGTGTCGACGTCCAGCTCCTTGTTACGCAGTGTTTCCAGCCGAAGCTTGTCCAGCGCATCGGAAGCGT encodes:
- the htpG gene encoding molecular chaperone HtpG, with translation MTAHVERLEFQAEARQLLDLLVHSVYSNKDSFLRELISNASDALDKLRLETLRNKELDVDTSDLHIEIDVDKEARTLTVRDNGIGMTRREVVDLIGTLAKSGTAELRQKLREARTAAASEELIGQFGIGFYSTFMVADRVELLTRKAGASDATRWVSSGDGTYSIESVDDAPAGTSVTLHLKPADAEDGLHDYTAEWKIRELVKKYSDFIAWPIRMEVERRTPDAEGGQEQVTIETQTLNSMKALWAKSKDEVSEEECKEFYKHIAHAWDEPLEIIPMKAEGTYEYQALLFIPSQAPFDLFNRDAKVGVQLYVKRVFVMGDCEQLMPRYLRFVKGVVDAEDLSLNVSREMLQQDRQITAIRRRLTKKILSAIKDMQSDRPEDYRTFWTQFGRVLKEGLMSDFDNQDTLLRICSFASTHSEQVSTTLPEYVERMKEGQEQIFYATGESREQLLKSPHLEAFRAKGYEVLLLTDPVDEIWVGSVPEFDGKRLQSVAKGEVDLDSEDEKSEAEREERQKEFADLLAWLKETLSDHVSEVRLSKRLTDSPACLITPTFGMTPALARMYRASGQAVPKGKRILELNPTHPLVIGLQHAHQAGGDDTQMRRLAETAELLYGTALLAEGDVPDDPTKFAELLTDRLVRTV
- a CDS encoding methyltransferase family protein — its product is MKPVLRVLVLAFVEPVVFGLVVFLVAGTASYWQGWAFLGVYTFSTWLPGIYLLKTNPVALQRRMRGGPMVETRVVQKAVMAGLWLSLAAMLAVSALDHRFGWAVVPAALSLVGDGLVAGGLSVAALVIVQNSYATATVQVERDQKLVSTGLYRLVRHPMYTGTAIMMVGIPLALGSYWGLICVVPGLIVLALRIRDEEKLLQKDLDGYSGYAQKVRYRLVPCIW